In one window of Arachis ipaensis cultivar K30076 chromosome B06, Araip1.1, whole genome shotgun sequence DNA:
- the LOC107605329 gene encoding eukaryotic translation initiation factor 4G isoform X2 — MSFNQSKSDKSDAVYRKSGRSAGFNQQRGSSGGAYGRGGGAAPSPSLSSNRSFNKKSNNAQGGQSRVNPSALTESNSTYATRTAPNGSHVQPQFHGGSDAPVTNTTVKSSESSNAQRTTRAVPKAPTSQPPTLSSDSAALTTPAKGDASKAFPVQFGSISPGFMNGMAIPARTSSAPPNLDEQKRDQARYDSFKPAPAPAPTPTPAPPIPKQHPVKKDTGITDQSHAGTRAKKDMQVSALPPGSQMQKPSVVPLSGISMPMTYHQPQASVQFGGPNPQIQSQGMPTASHQMPLPMPLPVGNAPQVQQQVFVPGLQPHQMHQGLIHQSQNMSFTPQMVPQLPHQLGSMGISIGPQYSPQQGGKFAPRKTTPVKITHPETHEELRLDKRADTYSDGGSSGAKSYSSVSSQSQPAMPVSHPINYYPSHAPFYQPSSSSQITPNSQPLRFNYAVSQGPQNVSFMNSSSHSSLPVNKVVNHIPGIVESSNPKFSRDVHNAISQSSTGATSVSVKLSSGSGVVDSSVANSNISAAQKSDPARASVVSGNASSSLPQKGSETFSEVSLEQSKLSGDSSVLSSLPKQSTAYTKVTAAPMKPSSAMNEEAVLVVSNNEEKGKESLSRSNSLKDNKKVVQSPTVSYVSSQAVERSTGDSETVVTKTNHSAAVISEDITTTTEDTLPTPPLSMPHAEAKRNGAVEPSTHVSAEGPVAQAADSLKKNDELDEFSQLDKLSKNKDSEMGENTEISSIQGCKRELDESTSCIPECVNKNPTALGSSTDVCLSRDIAVSSEAVVSSPTLDQNSSDIPETTSEHFDDGLENAGSVVSLPAPDTNDRSILDQNKVKTTSKAKKKRKEILQKADAAGSTSDLYNAYKGPEEKKDAVVSSEEVARVSTSGSLEQLSTNAAQPDAIAGEQCRENKAELDDWEDAADMSSPKLEVSDQTEQVIDGSVVIVKRYSRDFLLKFAEQCTDLPEGFEITADIAEALISANISSSRDPHPSPGRIIDRPSGMSRMDRRGGGITEEDKWSKVSNAFHSGMRLDSIGGNAGFRPVQGGNFGVLRNPRSPLPYAGAGGILSGPMQSMGNLGGMPRNSCDSERWQRASSFQQRVLVPSPPQSPLQMMHKAEKKYEIGKVTDVEEAKQRQLKAILNKLTPQNFEKLFEQVKAVNIDNAVTLTGVISQIFEKALMEPTFCEMYANFCSHLAAELPDFSEDNEKITFKRLLLNKCQEEFERGEREQEEANKADEGEVKQSNEQREEKRTKARRRMLGNIRLIGELYKKKMLTERIMHECIKKLLGQHQDPDEEDIEALCKLMSTIGEMIDHPKAKVHIDVYFERMKSLSNNMNLSSRVRFMLKDAIDLRKNKWQQRRKVEGPKKIEEVHRDATQERQAQTGRLGRGLGNNPARKNPVDFGLRGASMLPSPVAQMGGLRGLPSQIRGYGPQDARMEDRHEARILSVPMSQRLGDDSITLGPQGGLARGMSLRGSTAVSSSTSFNGYTNLAEGSPYSSREGLASRYIPDRFAVRTADQSSAQERNINYSNRDSRNADGNFDMPVVTSPSQLQGTAVSQIPSSERVPEERLLDMSMAAIREYYSARDEKEVVLCVKDLNSPSFHPSMVSIWVTDSFERKNTERDLLAQLLVNLVKSQDGILSQAQLIKGFESVLSTLEDSVNDAPKAPEFLGRIFAKAVTEHVVSLKEIGQLIHDGGDEPGSLLEAGLAADVLGNTLEVIKMEKGDDVLSEIRTSSNLRLETFRPPEPLKSRKLESFI; from the exons ATCCTCAAATGCTCAGAGGACAACCAGAGCTGTTCCGAAAGCTCCTACTTCTCAACCTCCCACCTTGAGCTCTGATTCAGCTGCTTTGACAACCCCTGCTAAGG GAGATGCATCCAAGGCATTTCCTGTCCAATTCGGATCTATTAGTCCAGGTTTTATGAATGGAATGGCA ATTCCTGCTCGCACAAGCTCAGCTCCACCCAATTTAGATGAGCAGAAGCGTGATCAG GCCCGCTATGATTCTTTTAAACCTGCTCCAGCACcagcaccaacaccaacaccagcaCCTCCCATTCCAAAGCAGCACCCTGTGAAGAAGGATACAGGTATTACTGATCAATCTCATGCTGGGACTAGGGCAAAGAAAGATATGCAGGTGTCAGCATTGCCTCCAGGAAGCCAGATGCAAAAGCCTTCTGTTGTTCCTTTAAGTGGAATTTCAATGCCAATGACGTATCATCAGCCCCAGGCATCTGTACAGTTTGGTGGTCCGAATCCACAGATTCAATCTCAGGGTATGCCAACAGCATCTCATCAGATGCCTTTACCTATGCCTTTGCCAGTTGGAAATGCTCCACAAGTGCAGCAGCAGGTCTTTGTTCCAGGCCTTCAACCTCATCAGATGCATCAAGGACTCATTCATCAGAGCCAAAACATGAGTTTTACTCCTCAAATGGTCCCTCAATTGCCCCATCAGTTAGGTAGCATGGGCATTAGCATTGGCCCACAATATTCCCCACAGCAAGGAGGAAAATTTGCTCCTCGTAAAACTACTCCTGTCAAGATAACTCATCCTGAGACCCATGAGGAACTTAGGCTTGATAAAAGGGCAGACACGTATTCAGATGGTGGGTCATCCGGTGCTAAATCTTACTCTAGTGTGTCCTCTCAATCTCAACCTGCAATGCCAGTTTCTCATCCTATTAATTACTATCCATCCCATGCTCCCTTCTATCAACCCTCTAGTAGTAGTCAGATAACACCAAATTCTCAGCCACTGAGATTTAATTATGCAGTGAGCCAGGGTCCCCAAAATGTTAGTTTCATGAATTCATCTTCTCATAGTTCACTACCTGTTAATAAAGTTGTCAATCATATCCCTGGCATTGTTGAATCATCAAATCCAAAATTTTCCCGGGATGTGCATAATGCTATCTCACAATCTTCAACAGGAGCAACTTCTGTGTCTGTTAAACTTAGTAGTGGGTCTGGTGTTGTGGACTCATCAGTTGCCAATTCCAATATTTCTGCTGCCCAAAAGAGTGACCCTGCCAGAGCTTCAGTAGTGTCTGGTAATGCTAGCTCCTCTTTGCCCCAAAAAGGTTCTGAAACCTTCTCTGAGGTTTCGTTGGAACAGTCTAAGTTATCCGGTGATTCTTCAGTTTTGAGCTCATTGCCAAAACAATCTACTGCATATACTAAGGTTACAGCTGCTCCCATGAAGCCTTCATCTGCTATGAATGAGGAGGCTGTTTTAGTTGTGTCTAATAATGAAGAAAAGGGGAAGGAATCTCTGAGTAGGTCAAATTCTTTGAAAGATAATAAGAAG GTTGTACAGTCTCCTACTGTTTCATATGTGTCTTCCCAAGCTGTTGAGAGATCTACTGGGGATTCTGAAACTGTAGTAACTAAAACAAACCATTCTGCAGCTGTTATCAGTGAAGATATCACAACAACGACTGAAGATACATTACCAACTCCCCCTTTGAGCATGCCTCATGCTGAAGCAAAAAGAAATGGTGCTGTAGAACCTTCTACTCATGTTTCAGCTGAAGGACCTGTTGCTCAAGCTGCGGATAGTTTGAAAAAGAATGATGAGCTAGATGAATTTTCACAACTGGATAAACTTTCAAAGAATAAAGATTCAGAAATGGGTGAAAATACTGAAATATCATCTATTCAAGGATGTAAACGGGAGCTGGATGAATCTACAAGCTGTATTCCAGAATGTGTAAACAAAAACCCTACTGCATTGGGTTCTTCTACAGATGTTTGTTTGAGTAGAGATATTGCAGTTAGTAGTGAAGCTGTTGTAAGTTCTCCGACATTAGACCAGAATTCATCTGATATTCCAGAAACAACATCAGAACATTTCGATGATGGTTTAGAGAATGCTGGCAGTGTAGTTTCTCTTCCAGCACCAGATACTAATGATAGAtcaattttagatcaaaataaggtaaaaactacatctaaggcgaaaaagaaaagaaaagagattcTTCAGAAAGCAGATGCTGCTGGGTCAACCTCTGATCTTTATAATGCATACAAGGGACCTGAAGAGAAGAAAGATGCTGTTGTTAGCTCAGAAGAAGTGGCAAGAGTTTCTACTTCTGGAAGTTTGGAGCAGTTGTCTACTAATGCTGCTCAGCCAGATGCTATAGCAGGTGAGCAATGTAGGGAGAATAAGGCTGAACTTGATGATTGGGAGGATGCTGCTGACATGTCTTCACCAAAACTTGAAGTTTCAGATCAAACTGAACAGGTTATTGATGGATCTGTAGTCATTGTGAAGAGGTACTCTCGAGATTTCCTTTTGAAGTTTGCAGAGCAGTGCACCGATCTTCCCGAAGGATTTGAAATCACAGCAGATATCGCGGAGGCTTTGATCAGTGCCAACATTAGTAGTTCACGTGATCCGCATCCTTCTCCGGGAAGGATTATAGATAGGCCTAGTGGGATGTCTCGGATGGATCGCCGTGGTGGTGGTATTACTGAGGAAGACAAGTGGAGTAAAGTTTCCAATGCTTTTCATTCTGGTATGCGTTTGGATAGTATTGGAGGTAATGCAGGATTTCGCCCAGTTCAAGGAGGCAATTTTGGTGTATTAAGGAATCCTCGCTCGCCTCTGCCATATGCTGGAGCTGGAGGGATTCTTTCTGGGCCAATGCAATCCATGGGAAATCTGGGAGGAATGCCAAGAAACAGCTGTGACAGTGAAAGGTGGCAGCGTGCTTCAAGCTTCCAGCAAAGGGTTTTGGTTCCTTCTCCTCCTCAAAGTCCTTTGCAGATGATGCACAAAGCTGAAAAGAAGTATGAAATCGGTAAAGTGACAGATGTGGAAGAGGCCAAGCAGAGGCAATTGAAAGCTATATTAAATAAGTTGACTCCTCAGAATTTTGAGAAGCTTTTTGAGCAGGTAAAAGCAGTTAACATTGACAATGCAGTAACTCTCACTGGTGTCATCTCACAAATATTTGAGAAGGCTTTGATGGAACCTACCTTCTGTGAAATGTATGCCAATTTCTGTTCACATTTGGCTGCTGAGTTGCCTGATTTTAGTGAAGACAATGAGAAGATAACTTTTAAGAGATTATTGCTGAACAAGTGTCAGGAAGAATTTGAGAGGGGTGAAAGAGAGCAGGAAGAAGCAAACAAGGCGGATGAAGGTGAGGTCAAGCAATCTAATGAACAAAGGGAAGAGAAAAGGACAAAGGCAAGAAGACGCATGCTGGGTAATATCAGATTGATAGGAGAACTGTATAAGAAGAAAATGTTAACAGAGAGGATTATGCATGAGTGCATCAAGAAGTTATTAGGTCAGCATCAGGATCCGGATGAAGAAGATATTGAGGCTTTGTGCAAGCTCATGAGTACGATTGGGGAGATGATTGACCATCCCAAAGCCAAGGTTCATATAGATGTATATTTTGAAAGGATGAAATCATTATCAAACAACATGAATTTATCTTCGAGGGTGAGGTTCATGTTGAAAGATGCCATTGATTTAAGAAAGAACAAATGGCAACAAAGGAGGAAAGTTGAAGGTCCAAAGAAGATTGAGGAGGTGCACAGAGATGCTACCCAAGAGAGGCAGGCCCAAACCGGTAGGTTGGGTCGTGGTCTGGGCAATAATCCAGCAAGAAAAAACCCTGTAGATTTTGGTCTGAGAGGGGCATCTATGTTACCTTCACCTGTTGCTCAGATGGGTGGATTACGGGGGCTGCCTTCTCAAATTCGCGGATATGGTCCACAGGATGCTCGAATGGAAGACAGGCATGAGGCTAGGATTCTCTCAGTTCCAATGAGTCAAAGATTGGGTGATGATTCAATAACCTTGGGACCCCAAGGAGGTCTTGCTAGAGGAATGTCCTTAAGAGGTTCAACTGCAGTTTCAAGTTCAACCAGTTTTAATGGTTATACTAATTTAGCAGAGGGATCACCATACAGTTCTAGGGAGGGCCTAGCATCAAGATATATTCCAGATAGATTTGCTGTGCGAACAGCTGATCAATCAAGTGCCCAAGAGCGAAATATCAATTACAGTAACAGGGACTCGAGAAATGCAGATGGGAATTTCGACATGCCTGTTGTAACTTCGCCTTCTCAACTTCAAGGGACAGCAGTCTCCCAGATTCCTTCTTCAGAAAGGGTTCCGGAGGAACGGTTGCTAGACATGTCAATGGCAGCAATAAGAGAATATTATAG TGCTAGGGATGAGAAGGAAGTTGTTTTGTGTGTGAAAGATTTGAACTCTCCAAGCTTCCATCCTTCCATGGTGTCTATTTGGGTCACAGACTCTTTCGAGAGAAAGAACACAGAAAGAGATCTTCTGGCTCAGCTACTAGTCAACCTTGTGAAGTCTCAGGATGGTATCTTGAGTCAAGCCCAGCTCATCAAAGG GTTTGAATCTGTTCTCAGTACTTTGGAAGATTCAGTTAACGATGCCCCCAAAGCACCAGAGTTTCTTGGCCGCATTTTTGCCAAAGCTGTAACAGAGCATGTAGTCTCTTTGAAAGAGATTGGGCAGTTAATACATGATGGTGGTGACGAACCTGGCAGTCTCTTAGAAGCAGGACTCGCAGCTGATGTTCTTGGAAATACCTTGGAGGTCATAAAAATGGAGAAAGGTGATGACGTTTTAAGTGAGATCCGGACAAGCTCCAACTTGCGGTTGGAGACTTTCAGGCCACCTGAACCTTTGAAATCAAGGAAGTTAGAGAGTTTTATTTAG
- the LOC107605329 gene encoding eukaryotic translation initiation factor 4G isoform X1, whose protein sequence is MSFNQSKSDKSDAVYRKSGRSAGFNQQRGSSGGAYGRGGGAAPSPSLSSNRSFNKKSNNAQGGQSRVNPSALTESNSTYATRTAPNGSHVQPQFHGGSDAPVTNTTVKSSESSNAQRTTRAVPKAPTSQPPTLSSDSAALTTPAKGDASKAFPVQFGSISPGFMNGMAIPARTSSAPPNLDEQKRDQARYDSFKPAPAPAPTPTPAPPIPKQHPVKKDTGITDQSHAGTRAKKDMQVSALPPGSQMQKPSVVPLSGISMPMTYHQPQASVQFGGPNPQIQSQGMPTASHQMPLPMPLPVGNAPQVQQQVFVPGLQPHQMHQGLIHQSQNMSFTPQMVPQLPHQLGSMGISIGPQYSPQQGGKFAPRKTTPVKITHPETHEELRLDKRADTYSDGGSSGAKSYSSVSSQSQPAMPVSHPINYYPSHAPFYQPSSSSQITPNSQPLRFNYAVSQGPQNVSFMNSSSHSSLPVNKVVNHIPGIVESSNPKFSRDVHNAISQSSTGATSVSVKLSSGSGVVDSSVANSNISAAQKSDPARASVVSGNASSSLPQKGSETFSEVSLEQSKLSGDSSVLSSLPKQSTAYTKVTAAPMKPSSAMNEEAVLVVSNNEEKGKESLSRSNSLKDNKKVQKEGQLQHPVVQSPTVSYVSSQAVERSTGDSETVVTKTNHSAAVISEDITTTTEDTLPTPPLSMPHAEAKRNGAVEPSTHVSAEGPVAQAADSLKKNDELDEFSQLDKLSKNKDSEMGENTEISSIQGCKRELDESTSCIPECVNKNPTALGSSTDVCLSRDIAVSSEAVVSSPTLDQNSSDIPETTSEHFDDGLENAGSVVSLPAPDTNDRSILDQNKVKTTSKAKKKRKEILQKADAAGSTSDLYNAYKGPEEKKDAVVSSEEVARVSTSGSLEQLSTNAAQPDAIAGEQCRENKAELDDWEDAADMSSPKLEVSDQTEQVIDGSVVIVKRYSRDFLLKFAEQCTDLPEGFEITADIAEALISANISSSRDPHPSPGRIIDRPSGMSRMDRRGGGITEEDKWSKVSNAFHSGMRLDSIGGNAGFRPVQGGNFGVLRNPRSPLPYAGAGGILSGPMQSMGNLGGMPRNSCDSERWQRASSFQQRVLVPSPPQSPLQMMHKAEKKYEIGKVTDVEEAKQRQLKAILNKLTPQNFEKLFEQVKAVNIDNAVTLTGVISQIFEKALMEPTFCEMYANFCSHLAAELPDFSEDNEKITFKRLLLNKCQEEFERGEREQEEANKADEGEVKQSNEQREEKRTKARRRMLGNIRLIGELYKKKMLTERIMHECIKKLLGQHQDPDEEDIEALCKLMSTIGEMIDHPKAKVHIDVYFERMKSLSNNMNLSSRVRFMLKDAIDLRKNKWQQRRKVEGPKKIEEVHRDATQERQAQTGRLGRGLGNNPARKNPVDFGLRGASMLPSPVAQMGGLRGLPSQIRGYGPQDARMEDRHEARILSVPMSQRLGDDSITLGPQGGLARGMSLRGSTAVSSSTSFNGYTNLAEGSPYSSREGLASRYIPDRFAVRTADQSSAQERNINYSNRDSRNADGNFDMPVVTSPSQLQGTAVSQIPSSERVPEERLLDMSMAAIREYYSARDEKEVVLCVKDLNSPSFHPSMVSIWVTDSFERKNTERDLLAQLLVNLVKSQDGILSQAQLIKGFESVLSTLEDSVNDAPKAPEFLGRIFAKAVTEHVVSLKEIGQLIHDGGDEPGSLLEAGLAADVLGNTLEVIKMEKGDDVLSEIRTSSNLRLETFRPPEPLKSRKLESFI, encoded by the exons ATCCTCAAATGCTCAGAGGACAACCAGAGCTGTTCCGAAAGCTCCTACTTCTCAACCTCCCACCTTGAGCTCTGATTCAGCTGCTTTGACAACCCCTGCTAAGG GAGATGCATCCAAGGCATTTCCTGTCCAATTCGGATCTATTAGTCCAGGTTTTATGAATGGAATGGCA ATTCCTGCTCGCACAAGCTCAGCTCCACCCAATTTAGATGAGCAGAAGCGTGATCAG GCCCGCTATGATTCTTTTAAACCTGCTCCAGCACcagcaccaacaccaacaccagcaCCTCCCATTCCAAAGCAGCACCCTGTGAAGAAGGATACAGGTATTACTGATCAATCTCATGCTGGGACTAGGGCAAAGAAAGATATGCAGGTGTCAGCATTGCCTCCAGGAAGCCAGATGCAAAAGCCTTCTGTTGTTCCTTTAAGTGGAATTTCAATGCCAATGACGTATCATCAGCCCCAGGCATCTGTACAGTTTGGTGGTCCGAATCCACAGATTCAATCTCAGGGTATGCCAACAGCATCTCATCAGATGCCTTTACCTATGCCTTTGCCAGTTGGAAATGCTCCACAAGTGCAGCAGCAGGTCTTTGTTCCAGGCCTTCAACCTCATCAGATGCATCAAGGACTCATTCATCAGAGCCAAAACATGAGTTTTACTCCTCAAATGGTCCCTCAATTGCCCCATCAGTTAGGTAGCATGGGCATTAGCATTGGCCCACAATATTCCCCACAGCAAGGAGGAAAATTTGCTCCTCGTAAAACTACTCCTGTCAAGATAACTCATCCTGAGACCCATGAGGAACTTAGGCTTGATAAAAGGGCAGACACGTATTCAGATGGTGGGTCATCCGGTGCTAAATCTTACTCTAGTGTGTCCTCTCAATCTCAACCTGCAATGCCAGTTTCTCATCCTATTAATTACTATCCATCCCATGCTCCCTTCTATCAACCCTCTAGTAGTAGTCAGATAACACCAAATTCTCAGCCACTGAGATTTAATTATGCAGTGAGCCAGGGTCCCCAAAATGTTAGTTTCATGAATTCATCTTCTCATAGTTCACTACCTGTTAATAAAGTTGTCAATCATATCCCTGGCATTGTTGAATCATCAAATCCAAAATTTTCCCGGGATGTGCATAATGCTATCTCACAATCTTCAACAGGAGCAACTTCTGTGTCTGTTAAACTTAGTAGTGGGTCTGGTGTTGTGGACTCATCAGTTGCCAATTCCAATATTTCTGCTGCCCAAAAGAGTGACCCTGCCAGAGCTTCAGTAGTGTCTGGTAATGCTAGCTCCTCTTTGCCCCAAAAAGGTTCTGAAACCTTCTCTGAGGTTTCGTTGGAACAGTCTAAGTTATCCGGTGATTCTTCAGTTTTGAGCTCATTGCCAAAACAATCTACTGCATATACTAAGGTTACAGCTGCTCCCATGAAGCCTTCATCTGCTATGAATGAGGAGGCTGTTTTAGTTGTGTCTAATAATGAAGAAAAGGGGAAGGAATCTCTGAGTAGGTCAAATTCTTTGAAAGATAATAAGAAGGTACAGAAGGAAGGCCAATTACAGCATCCA GTTGTACAGTCTCCTACTGTTTCATATGTGTCTTCCCAAGCTGTTGAGAGATCTACTGGGGATTCTGAAACTGTAGTAACTAAAACAAACCATTCTGCAGCTGTTATCAGTGAAGATATCACAACAACGACTGAAGATACATTACCAACTCCCCCTTTGAGCATGCCTCATGCTGAAGCAAAAAGAAATGGTGCTGTAGAACCTTCTACTCATGTTTCAGCTGAAGGACCTGTTGCTCAAGCTGCGGATAGTTTGAAAAAGAATGATGAGCTAGATGAATTTTCACAACTGGATAAACTTTCAAAGAATAAAGATTCAGAAATGGGTGAAAATACTGAAATATCATCTATTCAAGGATGTAAACGGGAGCTGGATGAATCTACAAGCTGTATTCCAGAATGTGTAAACAAAAACCCTACTGCATTGGGTTCTTCTACAGATGTTTGTTTGAGTAGAGATATTGCAGTTAGTAGTGAAGCTGTTGTAAGTTCTCCGACATTAGACCAGAATTCATCTGATATTCCAGAAACAACATCAGAACATTTCGATGATGGTTTAGAGAATGCTGGCAGTGTAGTTTCTCTTCCAGCACCAGATACTAATGATAGAtcaattttagatcaaaataaggtaaaaactacatctaaggcgaaaaagaaaagaaaagagattcTTCAGAAAGCAGATGCTGCTGGGTCAACCTCTGATCTTTATAATGCATACAAGGGACCTGAAGAGAAGAAAGATGCTGTTGTTAGCTCAGAAGAAGTGGCAAGAGTTTCTACTTCTGGAAGTTTGGAGCAGTTGTCTACTAATGCTGCTCAGCCAGATGCTATAGCAGGTGAGCAATGTAGGGAGAATAAGGCTGAACTTGATGATTGGGAGGATGCTGCTGACATGTCTTCACCAAAACTTGAAGTTTCAGATCAAACTGAACAGGTTATTGATGGATCTGTAGTCATTGTGAAGAGGTACTCTCGAGATTTCCTTTTGAAGTTTGCAGAGCAGTGCACCGATCTTCCCGAAGGATTTGAAATCACAGCAGATATCGCGGAGGCTTTGATCAGTGCCAACATTAGTAGTTCACGTGATCCGCATCCTTCTCCGGGAAGGATTATAGATAGGCCTAGTGGGATGTCTCGGATGGATCGCCGTGGTGGTGGTATTACTGAGGAAGACAAGTGGAGTAAAGTTTCCAATGCTTTTCATTCTGGTATGCGTTTGGATAGTATTGGAGGTAATGCAGGATTTCGCCCAGTTCAAGGAGGCAATTTTGGTGTATTAAGGAATCCTCGCTCGCCTCTGCCATATGCTGGAGCTGGAGGGATTCTTTCTGGGCCAATGCAATCCATGGGAAATCTGGGAGGAATGCCAAGAAACAGCTGTGACAGTGAAAGGTGGCAGCGTGCTTCAAGCTTCCAGCAAAGGGTTTTGGTTCCTTCTCCTCCTCAAAGTCCTTTGCAGATGATGCACAAAGCTGAAAAGAAGTATGAAATCGGTAAAGTGACAGATGTGGAAGAGGCCAAGCAGAGGCAATTGAAAGCTATATTAAATAAGTTGACTCCTCAGAATTTTGAGAAGCTTTTTGAGCAGGTAAAAGCAGTTAACATTGACAATGCAGTAACTCTCACTGGTGTCATCTCACAAATATTTGAGAAGGCTTTGATGGAACCTACCTTCTGTGAAATGTATGCCAATTTCTGTTCACATTTGGCTGCTGAGTTGCCTGATTTTAGTGAAGACAATGAGAAGATAACTTTTAAGAGATTATTGCTGAACAAGTGTCAGGAAGAATTTGAGAGGGGTGAAAGAGAGCAGGAAGAAGCAAACAAGGCGGATGAAGGTGAGGTCAAGCAATCTAATGAACAAAGGGAAGAGAAAAGGACAAAGGCAAGAAGACGCATGCTGGGTAATATCAGATTGATAGGAGAACTGTATAAGAAGAAAATGTTAACAGAGAGGATTATGCATGAGTGCATCAAGAAGTTATTAGGTCAGCATCAGGATCCGGATGAAGAAGATATTGAGGCTTTGTGCAAGCTCATGAGTACGATTGGGGAGATGATTGACCATCCCAAAGCCAAGGTTCATATAGATGTATATTTTGAAAGGATGAAATCATTATCAAACAACATGAATTTATCTTCGAGGGTGAGGTTCATGTTGAAAGATGCCATTGATTTAAGAAAGAACAAATGGCAACAAAGGAGGAAAGTTGAAGGTCCAAAGAAGATTGAGGAGGTGCACAGAGATGCTACCCAAGAGAGGCAGGCCCAAACCGGTAGGTTGGGTCGTGGTCTGGGCAATAATCCAGCAAGAAAAAACCCTGTAGATTTTGGTCTGAGAGGGGCATCTATGTTACCTTCACCTGTTGCTCAGATGGGTGGATTACGGGGGCTGCCTTCTCAAATTCGCGGATATGGTCCACAGGATGCTCGAATGGAAGACAGGCATGAGGCTAGGATTCTCTCAGTTCCAATGAGTCAAAGATTGGGTGATGATTCAATAACCTTGGGACCCCAAGGAGGTCTTGCTAGAGGAATGTCCTTAAGAGGTTCAACTGCAGTTTCAAGTTCAACCAGTTTTAATGGTTATACTAATTTAGCAGAGGGATCACCATACAGTTCTAGGGAGGGCCTAGCATCAAGATATATTCCAGATAGATTTGCTGTGCGAACAGCTGATCAATCAAGTGCCCAAGAGCGAAATATCAATTACAGTAACAGGGACTCGAGAAATGCAGATGGGAATTTCGACATGCCTGTTGTAACTTCGCCTTCTCAACTTCAAGGGACAGCAGTCTCCCAGATTCCTTCTTCAGAAAGGGTTCCGGAGGAACGGTTGCTAGACATGTCAATGGCAGCAATAAGAGAATATTATAG TGCTAGGGATGAGAAGGAAGTTGTTTTGTGTGTGAAAGATTTGAACTCTCCAAGCTTCCATCCTTCCATGGTGTCTATTTGGGTCACAGACTCTTTCGAGAGAAAGAACACAGAAAGAGATCTTCTGGCTCAGCTACTAGTCAACCTTGTGAAGTCTCAGGATGGTATCTTGAGTCAAGCCCAGCTCATCAAAGG GTTTGAATCTGTTCTCAGTACTTTGGAAGATTCAGTTAACGATGCCCCCAAAGCACCAGAGTTTCTTGGCCGCATTTTTGCCAAAGCTGTAACAGAGCATGTAGTCTCTTTGAAAGAGATTGGGCAGTTAATACATGATGGTGGTGACGAACCTGGCAGTCTCTTAGAAGCAGGACTCGCAGCTGATGTTCTTGGAAATACCTTGGAGGTCATAAAAATGGAGAAAGGTGATGACGTTTTAAGTGAGATCCGGACAAGCTCCAACTTGCGGTTGGAGACTTTCAGGCCACCTGAACCTTTGAAATCAAGGAAGTTAGAGAGTTTTATTTAG